The stretch of DNA ATTGTCATAGTATTTCATTTAAGCTTGATCAACAGTTGTTGGCAAACCAGTTTGCTTTGGAGTATGAACCGGAAGATTCAAATACTGTTTCAGTAGAAGTTAATAGTGAAACCGATGCAGAAACAAATACCCCAAGTGGTCGTGATGTGACGGTTAAAGTAAATGAGAAGCTGCCGGACGCAGACTCGGCGATTATTAATGCCAAAGATCTCCCCGCAGGAACGAAGTATAACTGGAGTAAAGAGCCGGATGTAAGTAAAGTAGGCGATACGACGGGAGAAGTAACAATTACATATCCTGATGGCTCAACTACCAAAGTAACAGTAGTAGTTCATGTTAAGGCAGCGCCAACCGATGCAGAAACAAATACCCCAAGTGGTCGTGATGTGACGGTTAAAGTAAATGAGAAACTGCCGGACGCAGACTCAGCGATTATTAATGCCAAAGATCTCCCCGCAGGAACAAAATATAACTGGAGTAAAGAGCCGGATGTAAGTAAAGTAGGCGATACGACGGGAGAAGTAACAATTACATATCCTGATGGCTCAACTACCAAAGTAACAGTAGTAGTTCATGTTAAGGCAGCGCCAACCGATGCAGAAACAAATACCCCAAGTGGTCGTGATGTGACGGTTAAAGTAAATGAGAAACTGCCGGACGCAGACTCAGCGATTATTAATGCCAAAGATCTCCCCGCAGGAACAAAATATAACTGGAGTAAAGAGCCGGATGTAAGTAAAGTAGGCGATACGACGGGAGAAGTAACAATTACATATCCTGATGGCTCAACTACCAAAGTAACAGTAGTAGTTCATGTTAAGGCAGCGCCAACCGATGCAGAAACAAATACCCCAAGTGGTCGTGATGTGACGGTTAAAGTAAATGAGAAGCTGCCGGACGCAGACTCAGCGATTATTAATGCCAAAGATCTCCCCGCAGGAACAAAATATAACTGGAGTAAAGAGCCGGATGTAAGTAAAGTAGGCGATACGACGGGAGAAGTAACAATTACATATCCTGATGGCTCAACTACCAAAGTAACAGTAGTAGTTCATGTTAAGGCAGCGCCAACCGATGCAGAAACAAACACCCCAAATGGTCGTGATGTGACGGTTAAAGTAAATGAGAAACTGCCGGACGCAGACTCAGCGATTATTAATGCCAAAGATCTCCCCGCAGGAACAAAATATAACTGGAGTAAAGTGCCAGACGTAAGTAAAGTAGGCGATACAACAGGAGAAATAACAATTACATATCCTGATGGCTCAACTACTAAAGTAACAGTAGTGGTTCATGTTAAGGCAGTTCCGGGCAACGAAGTAATAAGTGTGCCAAGCAATAATTTACCAAGTAATGTAAATTCTGACAAAGATAAAAATAATTTGCCAGATAAAGATAAGCAAGTTACTAAGAAAAAAATAATGCATAATGTATATTTGTATGACGGAAATGGAAAGAGAATTACTGGTCAACCGGTTCTTAAAGTAGGAACAATTATTGAAATTCAGGGTATTAAGACAATAAACGCCCAAAAGTTTTATGATTTAGGCAATGGTACATATGTTGCTGCTGGTAATATTGATGGCAAATTACGTAAATTAAAGCATAATTCGTTTATTTACAACAAACGTGGTAAAAAGGTAGGACATAAGATATTACGAAGAAAGAAGCAAATTATAACATATGGTAGTTCTGTAACTATTAAAGGTAAGAAATATTATATTATTGATAAGAACAGGTTTGTAAAGGCAAATAATTTCAGCTAGATCTGTTTACCATGTTGTAATTAATAATTTTTTGAATAATATGGAACTTGGTTGCTTGGCACTTGAAGGCTAAGCAATCAAGTTTGTTGATTTAAGGAAAAATAATGAAAAAACATAGAAAGTTTAAATTTAAAAATTTGTTAGCACTAGTTTTTACAACTTTATTATTAGTAACAGGTGTTTCAAATACAGCGGCTAAAAGTAGCAAAGCAACTAATTCAACTAAAGTAACAGTAGTTTCAAAGGTTAAAGATCAAGATTATCAATTGGCTAAAGTCGTAGTTTTGAGCAGGCATAATGTTCGTGCACCACTTTCAACTAAAGGGTCAGATTTGTATAAAATGACATCGCATAAATGGATTGATTGGTCAAGCAATGCCGGTGAATTATCGCTTTTAGGCGGTGATTTAGAAACCTTAATGGGACAGTATTTTAGAAAATATCTGGCTAAAAAAGGATTAATTGCTGAAAATGCCCGTCCTAATACTAAAGAGGTTCGTTTCTATGCCAATTCAATGCAGCGGACAATTGCTACTGCAGAATACTTCTCAAGTGGCTTCTTGCCTGTAGCTAACGTTCCTATTGAATATCATAATGAATTGGGAACAATGGATCCTGTCTTTAGTCCGCAATTGACTTATGTTAATGATAATTTCAAGCAGCAAGCACTAACTGAAATTGCCAAAATGGGTGGTAAAAAAGGTTTTGCTGGAATTGAACGAAATCTAAGTAAAAACTATAAACTACTTGCTAAGGTTCTTGATCTGAAGCATTCAGAAAAAGGCTTGAAAGAAGGCTACACTAAGTTTCCGTTAAATGACCTGCAAGTTAACTTTAATTTGAATCAGGAACCATCAATGACTGGTTCATTAAAAGTAGCAACTACTGCAGCCGATGCTTTGGTGTTACAGTACTACGAAGAGCATAATGCTGTAAAAGCAGCTTTTGGACATAAATTAACTGCTAAGCAATGGGATCAAATTGCCCAGATTACCGATACCTATGGCAAGGTTCTCTTTAAAGCACCTAGTGTTGCTAAAAATGTCGCTCATCCAATGCTGCAAGAAATAGACAACGAATTATCTAATAATTCACGTAAATTTACTTTTTTATGTGGTCATGATTCAAACATTGCTAGTGTTCTAACGGCTCTTGATGTTAAGGAGTATCAATTGCCTAATAGTGTTGAAAAGACAACACCAATTGGTGGTAAAGTTGTAATGGAAGTTTGGACCAATAAGAGCGGGCAAAAGTTTGTAACCTTTAAGCTAGTTTACTTTTCTGTTGATCAACTGCGTCATATGCAGGCAATGAATTTGGATCATCCACCAATGGTGTATGATTTATCATTTAACGGTATGACTAAAAATGCTGATGGAATGTACGACTATAATGATGTACTTGCAAGATTTAAGCAGGCAATAAGTTCATATGATGCGTTGAAGTAAAGTTTTACTAAGTTAAGAATAAAAAAGGTAAAGCTTTACATATGTATAGGTTTAAAAGTGGTTGGTATGAGTATATAATAGTAATGTGCGATTGATTTGAATTAAAGGAGAAAAATAATGAGAACAATTTCTTCAGAAGTTGCCAAACATATGGCTAACTTGTCAACCAATGAAGGCGTAATTAGTGCCTTGGCAATTGACCAACGTGGTTCATTGAAAAAAATGTTGGCAGAAGCTGCTAATAAACCAGCTGATAAAACAACAATTGTTGATTTTAAAAAAGCAATTTCAAGTGAATTAACACCATATGCTTCGTCAATTCTAACTGATCCAGAATATGGCTTGCCTGCAACTAAGGTTAGAGATAAAAATTGTGGACTATTGCTTTCTTACGAAAAGACCGGTTATGATACTACTGAGCCGGGTAGAATGCCAGATTTAATTGCTAACCAATCAGGATTACGGATTAAAAATGAAGGTGGCGATGCAATTAAGTTTCTGCTATATTACGACCCAGATGAAGGTAAAGAAATTAATGACAAAAAGCAAGCCTTTGTTGAAAGAGTCGGTGCTGAAGCTAAAGCTAATGAATTACCGTTGTTCTTGGAATTACTTACCTATGATGCTAATATCGCTGATGCTAAAGGTGTAGATTTTGCCAAGATAAAAGCCGACAAAGTTTTGAAAACCATGAAGGAATTTTCAGCACTAAAATATGGTGTAACAGTTTTGAAAGTAGAAATTCCGTTTAATATTAAGTTTGTTGAAGGCTTTAATGGGGATAACGAAGTTGTCTATACTCAAGCCCAAGCTAAAGAATTGTTGAAGAGACAATCAGATATAACAGATTTGCCATATATCTTCTTATCAGCTGGAGTTACATCCGAAGAATTTATTGCTGAAATCAAGATGGCGAAAGAAGCAGGTGCTGACTTTAATGGTGTTCTTTGTGGTCGTGCTACATGGAAGCCAGCAATTAAACCATTTGCTGCCGAAGGTGAAGAAGTTGGTAAGAAATGGTTAGCTACTCAAGGTAAAGAAAATATCGAAAACTTGAATAAAGTCTTAACAGGAGCAAAATCTTGGCGCGACAAGCTAACAATTGAAAAATAAAATAATTGACTGAAAATAAAACATTCTATGGATAAAATCATAGAATGTTTTTTCAGTTTGTGCTGATTAATCTGTTATGGATGGATCTGCTGACTTAGCTTTCATTACAATATATATTTTGATATTTATTGGTAAATTTAAAGTCTTATTAAATTAAAAAAGGTAAAATATAGGAGTAAAGATCTTAACTAATTAATATATAAAGGCTGAATAATGGATATCTTAACTAAACGACAGAAATTGATTTTAACAAAATTATTACATGAAAAAAGTGGACTAAATATTGAAGAATTTACGAATGCTTTTAAAGTTAGCAAAAGGACAGTTTATCGAGAAATTGATAGATTGCAGGGATTTCTAAAAAAAACATCATTAAAAATAGTTCACCAGCATCATGTTTATTTTATTCAAGGAAGTCGCAAAGCAATAACTGAACTTAAAGCTAACCTTTCTATTAAAGCAGTACCAGATGAATTATCTATCAGACAGCGGCAAAGTGCGATCATGATTTTGCTGTTATTGAGTGATGAGCCACAAAAAATTCTTAATTTAGCGTTAGACCTAAATGTTAGTGAGACGACAATTAGCAACGATTTGAATTTGATGAATAAATCTTTTCAGATGAATGGTATTAAATTGGAAAAGAAAAGAGGTTTGGGCATTTATGTTCAGGTTAATGAAGAAAAACGTAGAGATATTTTAACTAATATCTTTTTAAGTGAAATTAACGATTATGAATTCTTTTGTTATTTACATGATCAAACTGATCAAGTTGATGATTTCTTTGTTGCAATGTTACCGGGAACAATTTTAAAAAATGTTGCATTGGTACTTAATCAAACTATTTTTTCAAAACTTAATATAGAAAATGATCAAGAGTTAATTAAAATAATTTTAGCTTTTACAATAACTGTTTTACGTATTAAAAAGGGTCAGCAATTACAAAAAATTACTAAGATTAATATAAATCCCTCATTTACTACCTTGGTGGCTGATTTTGACCGAAATATAACAGCTAAAATTGACGTAAAGATTAATTCCTGGGATAAAGCATATTTAGCGCAGAAACTTGCAAGTGTCGATAAGCATCAAGCAGAGCTTCATTATGACAATGATTATGAATTATCTATTTCGTTGAAAGTAAAAAAGTTTATTAATCTTGTTTCTAAAGAAGCAGAATACGACTTTAAAAGAAACACCAGTTTTATTAACAAAATAACCAGTCACATTTTGGGCTTACTTGAAAATAACGTTGAACCACTTCCTAATACAAAAATAGAAACTTTAGAGAATTTAAGAAAAAGATTCCCGAATTTATATAAAATTATTAAAAAAGTTTGGGCAAAAGAATTTCAGCAGTATCCTCTTTCTTTATCAGAATTGGAATTGTTATTACTCTATTTCGCTAACGAATATACAAATATAAATAATAAAACTTTTGCGGCCTTAATTGTATGTGAAAATGGTATAGGAGTTTCTTCAATTTTACGAAGCCGAATTATGCAAGAAATTCCAAATATTAATAATATAACTTTAAGTAAGATATCTGATTTACAAAATTTGAATTTGAAAAAATATAATTTAATTTTGTCAACTACTGAATTAAGAAATTTTACTCATGATTATTTACTAGTAAGTCCATTATTACCGAAAGAACAGGTTACTAGAATTAAAAATTATTTGGCTCATCCCCGAATTAAAAACAACCAAGTAAAACAGCAGTCTCATGATGTAAATACTCAGGGTGCAGAAAAAAGACTATCGCAAGCAACTATTGATTTATTATTTTGTAATGAGCTAGTTAACAGCATTAAGGTCGAACAAATTACGACGAATTATGTCGATATTATAGATTTAATTGCACAATGTCTACTAAAAATAAGTAGTTCAGTCGTCAGAGATGGAAATATGGTGGCCCAAAAAATATATGAGCGAATTAAAATTGCGCCAGTTGGCATCCCAGATAGTAACATTGCCCTTTTTCATACAAGTAACATTGCAATTAAAAGGTGTCAATTTACCATTTTTGATTTAAAGAAGAAATTAAAACTTGAATCAATGGATCATAATTATATTGATGTTAATAGAATTTTGTTAATGCTCGGCCCTGATAACTTGTCGTCGGCTGAACAAAAGGTGATGAGTTTAATAAGCAGTATGATAATTATGAATGATGTTAACTTAAAGTTATTCAGCGTGGGCAGTGAGCAGCAAATCAAGGATGTGGTGGCTAGAGAATGTTTGACTGATATTTTATATAAGTATTAAGCAAGTTATATTTTTTACAAACTTTGTCATCAAAAAGTGTGCCAAAGTCACTTCTTCATTTTATTGAAAGCGATTACTATAAATATTATTATTAAATAGTAAGTTAAGAATTGAAGGAGGAGATATGATGTCTCAAGAAAATACTAAATCTTCTGTTAAAGTGAAGATTCAGAAATTTGGTACATTTCTATCTGGAATGATTATGCCAAATATTGGTGCTATTATTGCTTGGGGATTGACGGCAGCCATTTTTATGACGCCAAATGGTTGGTTCCCTAATGCTAAAATTAATAATTTAATCAAGCCGATGCTTAATTATCTTTTACCGTTATTGATTGGTTATACTGGCGGTAAGATGATTGATGAAGAGCGTGGGGCAGTTATTGGTTCTGTTGCAACAATTGGTGTTATTGTAGGTACTGACCAGCCAATGTTTTTAGGTGCGATGATTATGGGGCCTTTAAGTGCTTGGTTGATGAAAAAGCTGGATAATCTGTTTCGTGACAAAATTAAATCTGGCTTTGAAATGATTTATGATAACTTCTCACTAGGTATTTTAGGATTGATGTTAGCGATTTTTGCTTATTTTATTGTCAATCCAATCATGGTAACAGGTAGTAGATGGGCAAGTACAGCTGTTGATGCAATTATCAGAGTTCACCTGTTGCCACTAGCTAATATTATTATTGAACCTGCTAAGGTACTGTTTTTAAATAATGCTATTGGTAATGGTATTTTAGTTCCGTTAGGAATTCAACAAGCTGCTCAAGCTGGGAAATCAGTTTTGTTTATGATGGAATCTAATCCTGGTCCTGGTTTAGGAATTCTGCTTGCATTTATGCTATTTGGTAAAGGCAGTTCTAAGAGTTCTGCCCCAGGTGCAGCAATTATTGAATTTTTTGGTGGTATTCATGAAATTTATTTCCCATATATTTTAATGAAGCCAATTCTAATTATCGCTGCTATTGCTGGTGGTGTATCAGGAACATTCTTGTTTTCATTATTAGGTGGTGGATTAAAGGCTGCAGCTTCTCCAGGATCAATTATTGCGATGTTGCTTGTTTCTGCTAAGGGAACATATTTTGGTAATATTGTAGGTGTCCTTGGTTCGACACTAGTTTCTTTTGCTATTTCAGCAATTATTTTA from Lactobacillus sp. ESL0785 encodes:
- a CDS encoding histidine-type phosphatase, which translates into the protein MKKHRKFKFKNLLALVFTTLLLVTGVSNTAAKSSKATNSTKVTVVSKVKDQDYQLAKVVVLSRHNVRAPLSTKGSDLYKMTSHKWIDWSSNAGELSLLGGDLETLMGQYFRKYLAKKGLIAENARPNTKEVRFYANSMQRTIATAEYFSSGFLPVANVPIEYHNELGTMDPVFSPQLTYVNDNFKQQALTEIAKMGGKKGFAGIERNLSKNYKLLAKVLDLKHSEKGLKEGYTKFPLNDLQVNFNLNQEPSMTGSLKVATTAADALVLQYYEEHNAVKAAFGHKLTAKQWDQIAQITDTYGKVLFKAPSVAKNVAHPMLQEIDNELSNNSRKFTFLCGHDSNIASVLTALDVKEYQLPNSVEKTTPIGGKVVMEVWTNKSGQKFVTFKLVYFSVDQLRHMQAMNLDHPPMVYDLSFNGMTKNADGMYDYNDVLARFKQAISSYDALK
- a CDS encoding tagatose 1,6-diphosphate aldolase; this translates as MRTISSEVAKHMANLSTNEGVISALAIDQRGSLKKMLAEAANKPADKTTIVDFKKAISSELTPYASSILTDPEYGLPATKVRDKNCGLLLSYEKTGYDTTEPGRMPDLIANQSGLRIKNEGGDAIKFLLYYDPDEGKEINDKKQAFVERVGAEAKANELPLFLELLTYDANIADAKGVDFAKIKADKVLKTMKEFSALKYGVTVLKVEIPFNIKFVEGFNGDNEVVYTQAQAKELLKRQSDITDLPYIFLSAGVTSEEFIAEIKMAKEAGADFNGVLCGRATWKPAIKPFAAEGEEVGKKWLATQGKENIENLNKVLTGAKSWRDKLTIEK
- a CDS encoding HTH domain-containing protein, producing MDILTKRQKLILTKLLHEKSGLNIEEFTNAFKVSKRTVYREIDRLQGFLKKTSLKIVHQHHVYFIQGSRKAITELKANLSIKAVPDELSIRQRQSAIMILLLLSDEPQKILNLALDLNVSETTISNDLNLMNKSFQMNGIKLEKKRGLGIYVQVNEEKRRDILTNIFLSEINDYEFFCYLHDQTDQVDDFFVAMLPGTILKNVALVLNQTIFSKLNIENDQELIKIILAFTITVLRIKKGQQLQKITKININPSFTTLVADFDRNITAKIDVKINSWDKAYLAQKLASVDKHQAELHYDNDYELSISLKVKKFINLVSKEAEYDFKRNTSFINKITSHILGLLENNVEPLPNTKIETLENLRKRFPNLYKIIKKVWAKEFQQYPLSLSELELLLLYFANEYTNINNKTFAALIVCENGIGVSSILRSRIMQEIPNINNITLSKISDLQNLNLKKYNLILSTTELRNFTHDYLLVSPLLPKEQVTRIKNYLAHPRIKNNQVKQQSHDVNTQGAEKRLSQATIDLLFCNELVNSIKVEQITTNYVDIIDLIAQCLLKISSSVVRDGNMVAQKIYERIKIAPVGIPDSNIALFHTSNIAIKRCQFTIFDLKKKLKLESMDHNYIDVNRILLMLGPDNLSSAEQKVMSLISSMIIMNDVNLKLFSVGSEQQIKDVVARECLTDILYKY
- a CDS encoding PTS mannitol transporter subunit IICBA, with the protein product MSQENTKSSVKVKIQKFGTFLSGMIMPNIGAIIAWGLTAAIFMTPNGWFPNAKINNLIKPMLNYLLPLLIGYTGGKMIDEERGAVIGSVATIGVIVGTDQPMFLGAMIMGPLSAWLMKKLDNLFRDKIKSGFEMIYDNFSLGILGLMLAIFAYFIVNPIMVTGSRWASTAVDAIIRVHLLPLANIIIEPAKVLFLNNAIGNGILVPLGIQQAAQAGKSVLFMMESNPGPGLGILLAFMLFGKGSSKSSAPGAAIIEFFGGIHEIYFPYILMKPILIIAAIAGGVSGTFLFSLLGGGLKAAASPGSIIAMLLVSAKGTYFGNIVGVLGSTLVSFAISAIILKNDKSVDGDLAAKQAQMQSMKAVSKGQEIAPSESAANSVQSYANVKKVIFACDAGMGSSAMGASLLRDKFKKAGINIAVTNMAIRNLHDDSNLLVVSQNQLADRSLQKTPSAMHVSVDNFLNSPKYDEIVANLTTLNQVNDDNSKNISLNKTNTLADINFDEIKEVNFIRHDQHIGTSTMATNLFTNKLKEANKSVLVKAVRIEDLKDDPSHLVIVTPEAENNLKLRYSKIQVIVEDDLLQGKELAEIVAKLN